The sequence below is a genomic window from Setaria italica strain Yugu1 chromosome IV, Setaria_italica_v2.0, whole genome shotgun sequence.
GTAGGCCAAAGTGTAGTATCAGATCAAGAAACATGATGTCAAAACAACTACCCAAGGGCTGCCAAAACGTGACTACAAACTGATCACATATCACGGTGTGTGAACCAGACAGTATCAAACAGAATGCCAAAGATGGATAATCAGGTTTGGCCAAATACCACAACAAATCATACGGTATAAAGCAACGTGAAAATATTTGTGAACTTTGTAGCCAGGACTAGTAAAGAAGTCCCGATAGAGAGTGTGGCGTGAGGCACTCAGCAATCCTCACGTGCTTACAAGCAGAATTCTGTACATATAAAGATCTCAAAAGCAAGAATCATGTACCTAAACTATTTCAGGTTTTTCCCAGGAGGCTGATCACACtacgaaagaaaaaaaatgcaaaataaaaatgTACAAAACTTCTCTGATGTAGGTTCTTGTTGTGTGAGCAGTGGCCGGAGCAACACTCTAGTAGTGAGCATTCGCAATTGGACGCTAATTGAATTAGCTTTGCTTCAATGTGCCGCAAATATTCCAAACTGCTGTGCATAATAACCAAGAAAATGAAGCGTATGCACCTTCGTGGATAAAGAAGCTGCAACCAAATGCATCAGCTGCAGTTGTCAGGAAGTTCAGAGGTTCAATCACCAACGTTACGCCAAGAGAATGAACACATATACATGCAGCACTGTATCTGTTCCAGCTCAATCCGGCTGCCACTATCAACTGTTTTAGGAAGATCCATCTTCAGTCTTACTTGTAGGAATGTTCAAGACCCATCTTAAGTCTAACTTGCAGGCAAACTACTCCTGCGGTGATGGTGGCTGTAGGTCTAATTTGTATGCCTGAATCTCCATCGGTGAGATAAGAACGTTTCCCTCCTGAGCAACATCACCGATCTGCTCAAGGTACCCTAGCATTTCAGGGTCATCATGTAAGAGGTTCAGCGAAGTTGCTTTCACACTCACAGCCGACAGATCTTTGAACATGTAGAACAGATTTACTGGTTCTTCCCCAACTGTTGTACACTGCAGTCCACCCCTTTTGCAGTATGAGGCGTCCCAGCCTCTCCTCTGCAACAGAATAGCAAATCTTGGGTCGGCTGCTTCAGAATGAGGAAATCTTAAAGGCTGAGGGACCTTCAGGTTCACGATATGCACATCACAGGGCAAAGACGCAGTTAATGGAGTGAATGACTGTTGAGGCAGCTTGAAGGATTTTTCATGAGGTTTTTTGCTCTTAAAAGCATGCATTGGGTAGTTCAGGTGTGCCCCAACACGGTGCGAGAGGAGAGATGGCTGAAGAGTAAGCAAACTGTGGGTTTTAGGCAAAGCTGAGACATTGGACTCCCTGAGGAGATGGAATATAACATTCATTGGCCGGTTGTCCATTACTCCCTGCCCCAGACCACGGCCATCATCCTGAACCAGCCTACGATCCAACATAATCTCTAGCCATCCAGTTTTTAAGCTTGCTGCCCCTAATGACTGCTTGGAGTGTACAGAAAACCGATTACCAAGTGAATCCTGCAAGAAGGCAAGTGATGGCATTGGGTAATAATTTCCCTGTAGAGGAATCTTATCATATGTCTGCCTCCTACTCATCTGAAAGCCATTTAGATCAGAATAGAAGATCCTTTGGTTGTCAATATCTGTCTTGTACCTGACAATCAGTTCCTTATCATTAAAAACATGGCCAACAAGCTCAACATGGTATTCCTTCTCGATCAACATATCCTGTATAGAGTCCCCACAATCGTAAATGCGTGTGCTATGTGAGAGAGGTGACTTATGCCACTCCGTCTTTGGAAGAGAATGAGCTTCTTGAACCAATGGCCCTTCAGTAAGGATGAAATGTCCTCCTTCCTCTACAATTGAGCGAGCCTGCCCAATTGGTTTGAACAAGTATGCCCCACTTCCATGGCTTCTGTACATGCCAATTTCTTCACCTATCACAGTTTGTTCCCCATCCTTGAGACGAGTTACTGTCTGAAGAAGGCCATGACTTACATCAAAAGAAAGAGTGTAATAAGAGTTCTTCATTTCCACTGTTTTGCCTTCCAGCTTTGAACAAACATATGGTTCAGGGCAAGGAAATCGCTGTGAAGCTGTGAATGTTTTTACAACAGCAGGAACAGCCTTTTCACAATCCTGCCCAGTAACCACATAGTAGGTCTCCAAACCTAGTGCAGGAACAGAAGCCCTCCAATAAAGACGGTGCCGGCCTGTCGAAATCTTTTCATCGCTGACAAACTCCCACTCTGGGGAAACTTGACTTTGCAAACAGGAACCATTCGAATTGAGAACAGAAATGTCAGGAGTACTTACAACAACCATAACAATCTCATCCCTTGTTTGTTCTAGTGGGTTAAAAAAGACAACTGACTGTGCGTTCCCTTCATGAGGGTCAAGAACCTTATGCACTGGCTGAACATCATACTTTGAACGTTCCTGCACTGGTTCAAAATGTGATAGCAATGTAGGGTCAGATCTATCATGGAAATCTCCTAAAAGCACTTCGACAGCCCTGGACATAAATAACTGTAGATCTTGCAGTGAAGTGTGCATTCGAGTGCCATAGTCCACCACAACATGATCCTTAGCTGTGCCAGTAACCCCATCATGATGTTGAAAAAGAGCCAAATTCCTCCTTGCTGCTGTCAGTTTGTGTGAGAAGCTGATGGGGAGTTTAGCACACTGAAACTTCTGACAGTATCCTAGAACAAATGAACCCAGAATCTCTGAGGCTCGGAGCGTCTGTTCTAGTACACGGTCAACAGCTTTGAAGAATGGCCTCGACACATAGTAACCACTCCAGTAATCCTGATTTCGATCAGCATATGTGAAGAAATCCCCTGAAAGTGTTGGAAAACCTTGCAGCTCAGCAGAACCCAATTCACCCGGGCGTGAATAGTTTATCTTTTCAGCTTCATCTCTCAGTGTGGAGAAGTAATCCTCCAGGGTACCAAATTTGACTTCAGCATTGAGATGGGGGTTAGAGTTTATGTAATCAAAAAGCTTCTCGTAATTGCGGAATTGTACTTCTGCTTCCTCCACACTAACATATCGGAAATCATCACCCAAAGGAATGAGAAGTGTATTCGTTCTGTACAGGGTTGACTTTTTCCTGTACTGATCTAGAAGTTTTGTTGCTCTCTCTTGCACATTGTCAGTATCTGTCTCAACAGGATCAAATCTCCATGGGCAGGATTCATAGCTGAAACCACGCATTCGAGCAAAGTCAAACTGGCAGCAGATAGCTGGTTCAGGTCCACATGTGTGTGGAATGTCATAGGAATAGAAGGGCATCATATGAACAAATATGTCAGTTGTTTCTTCAATATCCCAGTTCTGCCTCCACAAATATTCAAGATTCTTTTTCACTGCAAGCTCCTTTTTCAGCTCATAGTGCGTTCTCTGGATTAGCATGTTATGGAAACCCATTCTCCTAAGCAAATAGGCCATTGTAGATGAATAACCAAATGGGTCGATCGACCAAGAATTTTTAGGAACAACTCCAATAGTATCATTGAGCCACATGTTCCCCTCCATCATCTGTGAAAGAAATCACAAAGGTCAATAAATTTCATCATAATTAAATAATACGCGTTACAATCATATCCAAAAAGAACCAATCGGTATCAACTTTGCTCCGATGGACCCATACCAAATCAGGCATTATAGTGCAAAATTAAAATATCAATTTTGCATTAAAATATATATAGCATATAGCCCGATTCCAACGAGATGTACTGCATGTACTCCCTTGGTTAGATTGGTAAATTTCTTCTTGAACCCAAAAGTCAAGCAACAGTGTGGAACTTACAAGGAAAATCAATAGTCACTCCTTATGGACTATAAAATTGGTCTTTTGATACGGTTTTCCTTTCAAATAAAAACTTCAATGATGCATTTGTCTCACTTGATAAGTAAAAAAGGATTGACTAAAAACCATATGTAAATACAAGTATACAACAGACACCGGTAGTATCCATTCTAAATGGCAAAGTGGTATGAGGCGCAAGCCATTGGCCCAGGTTCAATCCCCAGGCACCCAGTTTGGAAGGAAAAAAGATGTGTTCTCTTCCTTGGATAATATATAGGAGCAAAGAGACAAGGACTGATTGCCCTGGCAAAAACTAGGGGAGAATCAAAGAAAACAATCAGCTGCCTAGATCCCAACATAAATGTGATATAAGACACAAGGTCCACATATCTTTCTCATATCAAATGGTGTTCTCCAATTGACACCTCACTATCATCGAGGGCAGTGTTTTAAAGGCGTCGCCTAGGCATCTAGGCGGACCCAGCTCACCTTGGAAACCGGTCCACCTTGTCGCCTAGGCGATAAGGCGTGCAAAGATTTCCAAGGTCGCCTTATCGCCTTTAAAACACTGATCGAGGGGGTAGGCATTTAAggaatttgtttttcttttctaatcCATGATATAGACCCATCCAGTTAGCGGTTTCTTTAAAAGCTTCCGGATTTAGGATTTCATGCAATGGGCCATGATAAAGTTGTATCATCCCACTGGACTATGCTAATTAGATTTCGTATATTCAAATATAAGCAAATATGTACATTCATAAGCGTTATTAGGCGCTAAGCAGGAAACTGCACAACGAAACACACTGGAAAAAGCAATAACATGTTCCAACTATGACATAGCTAGTCCCCATAGGCCATAAGTTCTTCCTGTTGTCATCTCAAACCAAGAGTATGACGTTATCTTTTTTGGTTATACTATCCCAAAGTTTGTGATGTGCTCTTGCTCAAGTTTGAGAAATGAAGAAAACTTGATCCCAGCTTTCAAACGTGAGAAAAATATAATGCTACTATACTAGCAAATAGCATCAAACCAGAGTCTATAGCACATCctctgagtgtttttttttatatgtacAGTTCCATGTGTTTTTCAACATGGTGCACATCAAATAAGAAAGGGATAAAGAATGCACTTTGTTTACACATCAGCTACAGACAGTCATAATATAACGTTTAGCAAAGAGCAAAGATATAAAAGTGTACTTGCCTGTTCTATGATGGCGAAGTAGTGCGAGTTTGCCTGCGTTGAGAAACAAATGAAATTCAATTTAGCTTCCTTTTAAAGAGAAATAACTTTGAGGAAATACTTTGCCGGAAAAGATTAAATCAACAGACAGGACAACCGAAATGGCAGTGTTATAAAACAGGATACTAGATACATAGGAGCACAATATCTGTTGAAAGAATGGCTGAACACAAATAAAGCTCACAGCAGAAACAACATACTAAACGGAAACAAATAAATTAAACATGCCAGTGCTGTTTGTGACTATTTAGCCAGTCTTGACTGTTGAATCTCCTCAGCATGTGTACTAATATGCAAATTTTCTAGAGCAACAAAGCCTGGTACTATAGTTTATGTAGCATAAATGCATGCTCAGCTGCCACAGAATCTATAAATTTCCTAAGTATGAAGTGGACAGGTAGCACAGAAGTCACGAATACACAACACCCTACAAGCAGACTAGGCCCCAATTGACTCCTAAGCATAGAAACTACAAGTACACAAATCCAAAAGAAGTTACACTCAATTCATGCCTAAATATGAAACATCGTTGAATACATACATGGTACTAAGATTCGAGATCACAATGTGCGCAAGGAGAAACAGTGAAATACAATGATACAGCATCCTAGTTCTGCAAGCACAGCACGCCAACGTTCATTCCTAATCACTAGGCAACTAGGTAAACGTGAAATAAAATTCCATTCCGTTCGTTCATGGCCTAGACAGATGGTGCAAGCACAGCATGTCAATGACAAACACAAACAATGAAACAGAAACTGCAGTCTACTCCTTAAACCCCATCTAAACCACAGAATTTTGCTTCCCTCTCACCTCATCGTTCATGACCCATCCGCCGCTCACGATTTCGAGTTGCCCATCACGTACAAGCTTAGCGAACGCCTCCTGCTTCTTCCGCGGTGCGTCGCGCCACCACCTCTCCAGGTACGACATCTCCTCCCATATGAACTTCCTGCGCGAATCCTACAACATAGCAGACTCCTGATGATCGTCGAGAGGGGCAGAGCACCAGAGCCCAAAAGCAAATCTCGAGTGGGGAGAAGTCGACAACAACCTTGGAGAGGGACTCGACGATGGTGTCGAGGATGTGGCGCGACTGACGCTCGTAGTACTCCTCGACGGTGCGGATCCAGCCGGGGTCGTTGTGCGAGTGCGGCGCGACGAAGACCTTGAGCTTCTCGCCGTCCCACTCGTCGCCGCGGTACTTGACCTCCCACCCCTGCTTCcaggcgccgccgtcgacgtcgaGGAACTGGATCCGATCGTAGAGGTCCCTCGTGGTGATGTCCACGGGCGCCTCTCGCCCGATccgcgcggccacggcggccgccgcggcctcggcggcggccgatTCGCGGTGGCGGAAGGCCGGCCTGCGGGTgaggcgcgcgcgggggcgagcggggggcggccgcgcggcggcggggcgggaggaggggaagccgaggcggaggaaggcgagAACGAAGAGCGCGGcgaaggcggccgcggcgagccaGAGGGCGCGGCGGGAGtagggggaggaggcggagtgggggcccccgcggcggcgggaggaggcgggcgcggAGAGGGAGGACTTggagcggaggtggtggtgcgccTTCGGCTTGGAGGTGGTCGGGAGGAGCGCGCCGgagcggcccccgccgccgccggagaagaaAGGCATCGCCGCAGGCGAGGGGGAGTGGCCTGACTGACCTCCGCGCGCGGGGTCGGCTCGAGTGGGTGTGGCTTTCCGCCCGTGCCCGGGTCCGGCACCGGCGATATTTTGAGCGCTTCGTTTGATTCGCGAGTCGGGTGGGCCCTGGTGAGAGCTCGTACGAATGGTATGTTTCGCTGACGCGTTGGGCCTTAGGTTCAGGTGGGCAGCGATTCAAGTGGGCTGTCACGGTGGCGCCATGAAGTTTTTGGTTGGTGAGTTTGGTGTTCATGGTGGCGGAGCTTGCAAGCCATCATCCATCATGACTCCGTTTTTTGAGGTGAACTGGGAACGGATTCGTTCGGACTTTGGAGGACAACTGTGGAATGGAGTACGTGACTGTCGTGAGATTACGTGACTGTCGTGAGATTTTTCTTAGCCCTCGtttacttcccacaaaactcccaactttgacactatgcaaaaagaagattccccatcacatcaaacttgcggtacatgcatggagtactaaatgtagatgaaatcaaaaactaattgcacagttttgttgtactttgcgagacgaatcttttgagcctaattagtcaatatttggacaataattcacaaatacaaacgaaatgctacagtgtcgcatttatggcaaaatgccaatttggcacctcccaacttcccaAGTAAACAAGGACTTAGACGAGTTACTGTAGCATGCAAACTCATTTCCGTAAAAAACACCTAGCTCATTTCCGTAAAAAAAGTCACCCAGCTGGTTAGCAACTCCAAGatactgctaatcttacccccaatacctttttaagggaaaaaaagagaaaaaacgaactccaacagtccacccaaccttccccaattttttagcaacgctaaaaaataaCCTACCACCGCATATATTTTAGTGTTGGCATTCCTCCCCTAAttctgattcccgcacgctcgcgcgtcccttccgatggacccaatacgatgacgtggcctgttttaaaatattgggggctatttattagcgatttgctttggattgatatgtttttaggggaattttttttgaagaaccccaatacataattttggggaagaattttttggagtactCTTGAAATTGCTCTTAGCCAACTTTGTGAACCAAACAGACCTCTGGATTTTCTCCCAACCTCATAGTATAAGAGCAATTCCGTCAATAGTCCTTAAATCAAAATTCCTAAAGATCAAACGAAGGTTCTCTCTTTTTAGTACCACGAAAATATTTTCAACTCCAGCAATAACCCCCATAGAGAAAGAGCTCCCTAGAGATTCCCAGAAACGGAGGGTGGAGGGAGGAATTTGGAGGCCTCCTCATAATAGGGAGACAAGTAGAGGACATGTTGGGGTGCGATTTTTTTATCTGATCCTTTAAACTTGGGATAGAAGTTGTTTAGAGGATCTgctgagagagagaaaagaaacagaGGTACGATACACTTAGAGTGCAGGTGCTAGCTTAGCAAAGTCCTGGCACCGGAGCCCAAGGGctggtttggttcctctgacttatttttagcacccgtcacatcgaatgtttagatactaattagaagtattaaacgtagactatttacaaaacccattacataagcggaggctaaacggcgatacgaatctattaaccctAATTACATTATATTTGTACTATGTGTGAATGCANNNNNNNNNNNNNNNNNNNNNNNNNNNNNNNNNNNNNNNNNNNNNNNNNNNNNNNNNNNNNNNNNNNNNNNNNNNNNNNNNNNNNNNNNNNNNNNNNNNNTaggtatctaaacattcgatgtaacacgTGGCTAAAactaagcaaagggaaccaaaacACCCTCTAAATATCACAAAGATGAACAGTAGCTCCATGGTTGGTAGAATGCATTGAGGTTCCAAGTTTGATTCTTGGCCTCTGCTATGGTTAATTGACACACTGCTTCTGCTCGAATTCAGTTTGCAGAGCAAGGCTACCTCGGTGAGATCCGTGAGGCAGCCCTTGTCAGAACTGAGGAACAACGCACACGACGGCAGCAACGACCTCCACTCCACACGCCGTCGCGATAACCCCCCAGCGCGGGCAAGCCAAAACCACAAACACCAGAAGGGCACGCGGACTCGCGGAGGCAGAGCTCTCCTCACCCCCTCAGGCTCAGCCATGGAGGTGGCCGCTCTCTCTCCCAcctcccgccccctccccctcctctccaccgcgccagcccaccgcctccgcctcctccctccccgctTCGTCTCCGGCCGCAGGCTCCGCCCCTCACCTCGACACCAAGGTAAGCCCCCCCTCCTCACGCTCACTGGGAGGCCTGCTCCTGTTCAAATTGTACAATCTGCAGCATCGGTTCCAGAGTTGGTACGGATTTCATGTGTGGGAGCGTATGTTGTGGTTGCAGGGTTTGGCTGCGTGAGAGATGGCTGGGGACAAAGGCATTCTGCTCGTGAGAACGGATTCTTCCTAACAAACAACTCGTCAGGTTCTATTATTCAGCATAACACCTCTGCCATTTTACTAGCAATTGGTAATTTGTTTGCGACTACTGTTCTCGTTCGACGTCACAATGTTTTCTCCCCTGATCTGCAGCCTCAGTAGAACCAGCAACCCAGGAAGTGGGCACCGCTATTCCAGGGGAGTGGAGCGGGGACGCAATACGGCGACGGTTCCTTGAATTTTATGCTGCCCGCGGCCATAAGATCCTCCCTAGCTCGTCGCTTGTGCCCGATGACCCAACAGTGCTCCTTACCATCGCAGGGATGCTTCAGTTCAAGCCTATATTTCTTGGCAAGGTGCATCTTATGAATTGCATAATGTTTTGTTAGTGCGTCTAAAATATATTTGTGGAAGGGACGCATGGCATCAGAACAAACAATTATGGTTTATGAATATCTGCTTCTATAAGATGGGAAATTCTGAATGTGGTCGGTAAAATGGGAAATGTTGCGCAAAATAGATAAGCATAAACACGTTGTTACCCATAGGGACATCTTGTATTCTTATTTACAGGGTTTTGGATGAGTGGTGTGTTTTGGAATTTGTGGGATGAACTAAATCATTACGATTCAAAAAAGTTCCTTCACTCCCTCCTAGTCCAAAGTTACCCCATACCTCTTTTTAGATTCATGTACGTTTTTATCTGTTGGTAAGGTGTTAAACAATCTGTTTTTATCTGTTGAAATGCATACATGTTTTATGCAAACAGCAGTTCTATGTGAATAAATAAAAGGTAAAACTTTATAACTGCAAGGACATTTTCTAAGGATTTATTCATAATCATTTATTTGAATGGGTAGAATAATCTAATGCTAATCTTAGCATGATCCTACATGTTTTTGGTAAATTTGTAACAGCAATAAGATTCTATCTCTATCTATAATCATATAATCCTGGCTTCAACATGCAACAGTTTCAGAATACTTCATTTTGATGTTCTTATATTGCCACGTACAGGAACCTAGGCGTGTGCCATGCGCCACTACCTCCCAGAAATGCATACGAACAAATGACATTGAAAATGTGGGACGCACAGCTCGACACCAGACCTTCTTTGAGATGCTTGGGAACTTCAGCTTTGGCGATTACTTCAAGAAGGAAGCAACCGCATGGGCATGGGAGCTGGCAACCAAGGAGTATGTACAGTTCCTTTATTCCTCATGGAGCTTGGTCTCCTTATTGGTGAATTATAAGCTGTTCATCTGAAAAGTTTGCCATGTGTTTGCGTATTACCATAGAGACATTCATACTCATATGCTTCTAGGATCTCAGAGTTGTCCTAACGCATTTGTATTGTCAGGCATCAATTGGTATTAACATGCTCTTTGTTACCTGGAAAGATAATACTTGCATTTGAACCATCAATGATTTGTATAAAACAGGAACTGGGTGATCAGTATTGCTGTAGTTCTGTGATTTCTGTCAGCGCTAATGATTGGCATGTCGGGCTTTACATTTCCAGTGATCAGAAAGCTTTTTACCCATGTCTTTAGTTCATTTAATTTTACAAGTTTTTGAGTATCTTGTTCTCATTCTCTTTATTTAGGTATGGGTTGCCTGCAGAAAGGCTGTGGATTAGTGTTTTCGAAGATGATAATGAAGCATTCAACATCTGGCACAATGAGGTCAGCTATCTAAAATTTATATTTGATTTTACCACATCTCACTACCAATTTAAGAGTACAGGAGCACAGTGCACAGTTAGAAAGCGAGCTATGTCTTAACCACATTTCATGATCTTTGCTCTT
It includes:
- the LOC101761357 gene encoding alpha-mannosidase 2, with the protein product MPFFSGGGGGRSGALLPTTSKPKAHHHLRSKSSLSAPASSRRRGGPHSASSPYSRRALWLAAAAFAALFVLAFLRLGFPSSRPAAARPPPARPRARLTRRPAFRHRESAAAEAAAAAVAARIGREAPVDITTRDLYDRIQFLDVDGGAWKQGWEVKYRGDEWDGEKLKVFVAPHSHNDPGWIRTVEEYYERQSRHILDTIVESLSKDSRRKFIWEEMSYLERWWRDAPRKKQEAFAKLVRDGQLEIVSGGWVMNDEANSHYFAIIEQMMEGNMWLNDTIGVVPKNSWSIDPFGYSSTMAYLLRRMGFHNMLIQRTHYELKKELAVKKNLEYLWRQNWDIEETTDIFVHMMPFYSYDIPHTCGPEPAICCQFDFARMRGFSYESCPWRFDPVETDTDNVQERATKLLDQYRKKSTLYRTNTLLIPLGDDFRYVSVEEAEVQFRNYEKLFDYINSNPHLNAEVKFGTLEDYFSTLRDEAEKINYSRPGELGSAELQGFPTLSGDFFTYADRNQDYWSGYYVSRPFFKAVDRVLEQTLRASEILGSFVLGYCQKFQCAKLPISFSHKLTAARRNLALFQHHDGVTGTAKDHVVVDYGTRMHTSLQDLQLFMSRAVEVLLGDFHDRSDPTLLSHFEPVQERSKYDVQPVHKVLDPHEGNAQSVVFFNPLEQTRDEIVMVVVSTPDISVLNSNGSCLQSQVSPEWEFVSDEKISTGRHRLYWRASVPALGLETYYVVTGQDCEKAVPAVVKTFTASQRFPCPEPYVCSKLEGKTVEMKNSYYTLSFDVSHGLLQTVTRLKDGEQTVIGEEIGMYRSHGSGAYLFKPIGQARSIVEEGGHFILTEGPLVQEAHSLPKTEWHKSPLSHSTRIYDCGDSIQDMLIEKEYHVELVGHVFNDKELIVRYKTDIDNQRIFYSDLNGFQMSRRQTYDKIPLQGNYYPMPSLAFLQDSLGNRFSVHSKQSLGAASLKTGWLEIMLDRRLVQDDGRGLGQGVMDNRPMNVIFHLLRESNVSALPKTHSLLTLQPSLLSHRVGAHLNYPMHAFKSKKPHEKSFKLPQQSFTPLTASLPCDVHIVNLKVPQPLRFPHSEAADPRFAILLQRRGWDASYCKRGGLQCTTVGEEPVNLFYMFKDLSAVSVKATSLNLLHDDPEMLGYLEQIGDVAQEGNVLISPMEIQAYKLDLQPPSPQE